One segment of Proteus appendicitidis DNA contains the following:
- the ubiC gene encoding chorismate lyase, with product MFKKSIITPAPIHWLPSEEHASIQESTLSWLMELGSMTRRFEQYCQKVTVMPYQEGFIDIIEPADERACLPKSQRYWLREVVLCGDDIPWLLGRTLVPEETLTGEDRKLVNLRTVPLGRYLFQETTLSRDFIHIGQQNGYWLRRSRFQLSDKPLLLTEMFLPASPVYEK from the coding sequence ATGTTCAAAAAATCAATAATTACCCCTGCACCTATCCATTGGCTACCCAGTGAGGAACATGCAAGTATTCAAGAAAGTACATTAAGTTGGTTAATGGAATTAGGCTCCATGACAAGGCGATTTGAACAATATTGCCAAAAAGTCACTGTAATGCCTTATCAAGAAGGATTTATTGACATTATTGAACCCGCTGACGAAAGAGCGTGTTTACCCAAAAGTCAGCGTTATTGGTTAAGAGAAGTGGTATTGTGTGGTGACGATATTCCTTGGTTATTAGGGCGGACGTTAGTACCAGAAGAGACATTGACAGGCGAAGACAGAAAACTGGTCAATCTAAGAACCGTTCCACTTGGGCGTTATCTGTTTCAGGAAACAACATTAAGCCGGGACTTTATTCATATCGGGCAACAAAATGGGTATTGGCTACGCCGTTCTCGTTTCCAGCTTTCAGATAAACCTTTATTATTAACCGAGATGTTTCTACCGGCATCACCAGTGTATGAGAAGTAA
- the ubiA gene encoding 4-hydroxybenzoate octaprenyltransferase codes for MTQSKWQAYSRLMRIDKPIGALLLLWPTYWALWIAAKGFPDWHILIVFTIGVFSMRAAGCVINDFADRKIDGSVERTKNRPLPSGAVTEKESKILFIVLVLLSFALVLTLNTMTIWLSVAGLALAWFYPFVKRFSNLPQLILGMAFGWSIPMGFAAVSESLPLVCWLLFLVNIVWSVVYDTQYAMVDRNDDIKIGVKSTAILFGRYDKIIIGILQLVMLALLVGIGILLSLKGIYYWSLLLVTALFIYQQKLIAERERAPCFQAFMNNNYVGFVLFAGILFSYF; via the coding sequence ATGACGCAAAGTAAATGGCAAGCATATAGCCGTTTAATGCGTATAGATAAACCTATCGGAGCGCTATTATTACTTTGGCCAACTTATTGGGCTTTATGGATTGCCGCTAAAGGTTTTCCTGATTGGCATATTCTGATTGTCTTTACTATTGGCGTGTTCTCTATGCGTGCCGCTGGGTGTGTAATAAACGACTTTGCTGACCGGAAAATTGATGGCAGTGTTGAACGAACTAAAAATCGACCATTACCTAGTGGGGCTGTGACAGAAAAAGAGAGCAAAATTCTATTTATCGTTTTGGTACTCTTGTCCTTTGCATTAGTTTTAACACTTAATACTATGACTATTTGGCTCTCTGTGGCAGGGCTTGCACTGGCGTGGTTTTATCCTTTCGTTAAACGGTTTAGTAATTTACCCCAGCTTATTTTAGGTATGGCTTTTGGCTGGTCAATCCCGATGGGATTTGCTGCCGTTTCTGAAAGTTTGCCATTAGTGTGTTGGCTATTATTCCTTGTCAATATTGTCTGGTCTGTAGTTTACGATACACAATATGCCATGGTTGATCGTAATGATGATATAAAAATTGGGGTTAAATCTACCGCCATTTTATTCGGTCGTTATGACAAAATTATTATCGGTATTTTACAGCTGGTGATGTTGGCATTATTAGTGGGTATCGGTATTTTGCTGAGTCTGAAAGGTATCTACTACTGGTCGCTATTGTTAGTCACAGCGCTGTTTATTTATCAGCAGAAACTTATTGCAGAGCGTGAAAGAGCGCCGTGTTTCCAAGCTTTTATGAATAATAACTATGTTGGTTTTGTTTTATTTGCGGGCATTTTATTTAGTTATTTTTAA
- the lysC gene encoding lysine-sensitive aspartokinase 3 → MTDNTATPSSASSPYTIAKFGGTSVANFSAMEKCADIILKQKSVRVVVLSASAGITNLLIELAAGTEPSQREALLSQVRDIEYAIINQLSQPEIISQEINRLLENIEMLSEAASLATSDALTDELVSHGELMSTLLFVELLREKGIQADWFDVRKVMKTNDLFCHAEPDMAQLTELTKSLIQPRLEETVIVTQGFIGQEPKGRTTTLGRGGSDYTAALIGEALEMSRVDIWTDVPGIYSTDPRIVPEAHRIDQIAFNEAAEMATFGAKILHPATLLPAVRSGIPVFVGSSKAPEEGGTLVCAQTENPPVFRAIALRRKQTLLTLHSLKMLHARGFLAEIFTILSRHHISVDVITTSEVSIALTLDTTGTTNSSGSLLTNALLTELSALCRVEVEEDLALVAVIGNSLSQINGLGSKIFGALENYNIRMISHGASTHNLCLLVNGKDADNIVRKLHDTLF, encoded by the coding sequence ATGACTGATAATACTGCTACGCCTTCATCTGCATCATCGCCATACACTATCGCTAAATTTGGTGGCACCAGTGTTGCTAACTTTTCAGCAATGGAAAAATGCGCAGATATTATCCTGAAACAAAAGTCAGTTCGTGTCGTGGTTCTTTCAGCATCTGCTGGCATTACTAATTTGTTAATTGAGCTTGCAGCAGGTACAGAGCCTTCACAACGGGAAGCTTTACTCTCACAAGTTCGTGATATTGAGTATGCAATTATCAACCAGCTTTCTCAGCCAGAAATTATTTCTCAAGAAATAAATCGCCTGCTTGAGAATATTGAGATGCTCTCTGAAGCAGCTTCACTTGCCACATCTGATGCATTGACAGACGAATTAGTCAGTCACGGTGAATTAATGTCAACCTTGCTATTTGTTGAATTATTACGTGAAAAAGGCATACAGGCAGATTGGTTTGATGTCAGAAAAGTGATGAAAACCAATGATCTATTTTGTCATGCTGAACCTGATATGGCGCAGCTTACCGAGCTTACAAAAAGCCTGATCCAACCTCGTCTAGAAGAAACCGTTATTGTCACTCAAGGTTTTATTGGTCAAGAGCCTAAAGGGAGAACCACAACACTCGGTCGTGGTGGTAGTGACTATACGGCTGCACTTATTGGTGAAGCACTCGAAATGTCTCGTGTGGATATTTGGACGGATGTACCTGGCATTTACAGTACCGATCCAAGAATAGTGCCAGAGGCACATCGTATTGATCAAATCGCCTTTAATGAAGCGGCTGAAATGGCCACTTTTGGCGCTAAAATATTACACCCAGCGACATTATTACCCGCTGTACGTAGTGGTATTCCCGTGTTTGTTGGCTCCAGCAAAGCACCCGAAGAAGGGGGCACTTTAGTTTGCGCTCAAACAGAAAATCCGCCGGTATTCCGTGCGATTGCATTACGTAGAAAGCAAACGTTGCTCACATTACATAGCCTAAAAATGCTTCATGCGCGTGGCTTCTTGGCTGAAATTTTCACTATCTTATCACGCCACCATATTTCCGTTGATGTGATAACAACCTCTGAAGTCAGTATTGCTTTAACCCTTGATACAACAGGTACAACAAATTCATCAGGCAGTCTCTTAACAAATGCCTTATTAACCGAGCTTTCTGCATTATGTCGTGTTGAAGTAGAAGAAGATCTGGCATTAGTTGCCGTGATTGGTAATTCACTTTCACAAATTAATGGTTTAGGCAGTAAAATTTTTGGCGCATTAGAAAATTATAATATTCGTATGATAAGCCATGGAGCAAGTACGCATAACTTATGTTTATTAGTTAATGGCAAAGATGCAGATAATATTGTGCGTAAATTGCATGATACGTTGTTTTAA
- the pgi gene encoding glucose-6-phosphate isomerase, translated as MKNVNPTQTLAWKALENHFSVIKNTEMKTLFAQEPSRFEQFSKTFSDQILVDFSKNRITKETLEKLQALAKECDVKGAINSMFAGEKINRTEDRAVLHTALRNRSNTPVIVDGKDVMPEVNAVLNKMKTFSERIISGEWKGYTGKAITDVVNIGIGGSDLGPYMVTEALRPYKNHLTMHFVSNVDGTHIAETLKKCDPETTLFLIASKTFTTQETMTNAHSARDWFLASAKESAFVAKHFVALSTNSTEVAKFGIDIANMFEFWDWVGGRYSLWSAIGLSIALSVGYDNFEQLLEGAHAMDNHFRTTDAENNIPMILALIGIWYNNFFGTETEAILPYDQYMHRFAAYFQQGNMESNGKYIDRDGNKVSYQTGPIIWGEPGTNGQHAFYQLIHQGTKIIPCDFIAPAISHNPLSDHHAKLMSNFFAQTEALAFGKTREQVDAEFVAAGKDPKTMGYVAPFKVFEGNRPTNSILLKEITPYSLGALIAMYEHKIFVQGVIFNIFTFDQWGVELGKQLANRILPELKGKESVNSHDSSTNNLINRYKAWR; from the coding sequence ATGAAAAATGTAAACCCAACCCAAACCCTAGCCTGGAAGGCATTAGAAAACCATTTCTCGGTTATCAAAAATACCGAGATGAAAACACTGTTTGCTCAGGAACCATCACGCTTTGAGCAATTTTCAAAAACGTTTTCAGACCAAATTCTAGTGGATTTTTCAAAAAACCGTATTACGAAAGAAACATTAGAGAAATTGCAGGCTTTGGCTAAGGAATGTGACGTTAAAGGTGCGATAAATAGCATGTTTGCGGGTGAGAAAATCAACCGCACTGAAGATCGTGCTGTATTGCATACTGCATTACGTAATCGTAGCAATACTCCCGTTATCGTTGATGGCAAAGATGTTATGCCTGAAGTTAATGCTGTACTGAATAAAATGAAAACATTCAGTGAGCGCATTATTAGTGGTGAATGGAAAGGTTATACAGGCAAAGCAATTACTGATGTTGTAAATATTGGTATCGGTGGTTCTGATCTTGGTCCTTATATGGTGACAGAAGCATTACGTCCATATAAAAACCATCTTACTATGCATTTTGTTTCTAATGTTGATGGTACGCATATCGCAGAAACACTGAAAAAATGTGATCCTGAAACGACGCTATTTCTTATTGCATCAAAAACCTTTACCACACAAGAAACCATGACAAATGCACACTCAGCAAGAGATTGGTTCTTAGCTTCGGCTAAAGAAAGTGCATTTGTCGCTAAACACTTTGTGGCGTTATCCACAAACAGCACAGAAGTAGCTAAATTTGGTATTGATATTGCCAATATGTTTGAATTCTGGGATTGGGTTGGTGGTCGTTATTCATTATGGTCAGCAATTGGTTTATCTATCGCATTATCTGTTGGTTATGACAATTTTGAGCAATTGCTGGAAGGCGCTCATGCAATGGATAATCACTTTAGAACAACCGATGCTGAAAATAACATCCCAATGATCCTCGCTCTGATTGGCATTTGGTATAACAATTTTTTTGGCACAGAAACTGAAGCGATTCTGCCATACGATCAATACATGCACCGTTTTGCGGCTTACTTCCAACAAGGCAATATGGAATCGAATGGTAAGTATATTGATCGCGATGGAAACAAAGTGAGTTATCAAACGGGTCCTATCATTTGGGGCGAGCCGGGTACAAACGGGCAACATGCGTTTTACCAACTGATCCACCAAGGTACAAAAATTATCCCTTGTGATTTCATTGCACCTGCAATTAGCCATAATCCACTATCTGATCATCATGCAAAATTGATGTCTAACTTCTTTGCACAAACCGAAGCCCTCGCTTTTGGTAAAACCCGTGAGCAAGTTGATGCGGAATTTGTCGCAGCAGGAAAAGATCCTAAAACTATGGGATATGTTGCACCTTTCAAAGTATTCGAAGGTAACCGCCCAACTAACTCTATTTTGTTAAAAGAAATTACGCCTTATTCATTAGGTGCATTGATCGCAATGTATGAACATAAAATCTTTGTACAAGGTGTTATTTTCAATATCTTCACCTTTGACCAATGGGGTGTTGAATTAGGCAAACAACTGGCTAATCGTATTCTTCCTGAATTAAAAGGTAAGGAAAGTGTTAACAGCCATGATAGCTCAACAAATAATCTGATTAATCGTTATAAAGCATGGCGTTAA